One Lacunisphaera limnophila DNA window includes the following coding sequences:
- a CDS encoding acyl-CoA thioesterase, with protein sequence MDAAEAVEPGLVYAKFESELAVRPDDIDMYQHVHSSRYMDYVLAARFDQMERCYGMPMAEFQQLGFGWVIAATQMNFRRSLTLGDKMTVRCWIEKFTLIGLRLQFEIERRPDGKRVCDGWFDYVMISLETTRPVRIPDAIRRKYSI encoded by the coding sequence ATGGATGCGGCAGAGGCGGTGGAGCCGGGCTTGGTGTACGCCAAATTCGAGAGCGAACTGGCGGTGCGGCCGGACGACATCGACATGTACCAGCATGTGCATAGCAGCCGGTACATGGATTACGTGCTCGCCGCCCGGTTTGACCAGATGGAGCGCTGCTATGGCATGCCGATGGCGGAATTTCAGCAGCTCGGATTTGGTTGGGTTATCGCGGCGACCCAGATGAATTTCCGGCGATCGCTCACCCTGGGTGACAAGATGACCGTGCGCTGCTGGATCGAGAAATTCACGCTCATTGGCCTGCGGTTGCAGTTCGAGATTGAACGTCGACCCGACGGCAAACGTGTGTGCGACGGCTGGTTTGACTACGTGATGATCTCGCTGGAGACGACCCGCCCGGTGCGGATCCCGGATGCGATCCGGCGGAAATACTCGATTTAA
- a CDS encoding acyl-CoA thioesterase translates to MSDAPTYPPRGELVIRTIAMPANTNSNGDMFGGWLVSQMDLGGAILARNTARSRITTVAIDAMSFHDPVYVGDIVSCHALLGKTGRTSMRIEVEAWAQRHKGGEHVRVTTGIFTYVAIDDHGRPQPVHR, encoded by the coding sequence ATGTCCGATGCCCCGACCTATCCCCCCCGCGGCGAACTTGTCATCCGTACGATCGCGATGCCGGCCAACACCAATTCCAACGGTGACATGTTCGGCGGCTGGCTGGTCTCCCAGATGGACCTCGGCGGCGCCATCCTGGCCCGTAACACCGCCCGGAGCCGCATCACGACCGTCGCGATCGATGCCATGTCGTTTCACGATCCGGTCTACGTCGGGGATATCGTCAGCTGTCATGCCTTGCTCGGCAAAACCGGCCGTACCTCGATGCGCATCGAGGTCGAGGCCTGGGCCCAGCGCCACAAGGGCGGCGAACACGTGCGCGTGACCACCGGCATCTTCACCTACGTCGCGATCGACGACCACGGCCGGCCCCAACCGGTCCATCGCTAG
- a CDS encoding D-alanyl-D-alanine carboxypeptidase family protein, with protein MNFLQRVVVVGLVAGTAVASFAIEKVSRNPYLSAIVTDAATGAVLIEENADARGFPASITKLMTFFVVIDQVESGRIALTDPVTVSAEAARTGGSQVYLKQGEVFTVDDLLHALMIQSANDAAVALATHAAGSREAFVELMNAKARALGMTSTTFHSPHGLPPSKGQSPDVTTARDLARLSRELIRHGQVLRYSSIKERAFREVAAEPFIMRNHNGLLTAFPGCDGLKTGYFSAGGFSLAATAERNGRRLIAVVLGSEQRVVRDVKARELLERGFATVPPAMPVVSVAAPAPAPAAPPAKAAPMPTVKTVPADPAPAARAEQASTPKEPVVIFRVIPPEKKP; from the coding sequence ATGAATTTCCTGCAGCGCGTGGTGGTGGTGGGACTGGTCGCCGGGACGGCGGTCGCCTCATTCGCCATCGAGAAGGTTTCCCGCAATCCCTACCTCAGTGCCATCGTCACCGATGCCGCGACGGGGGCCGTGTTGATCGAGGAGAATGCCGATGCGCGCGGGTTTCCGGCGAGCATCACCAAGCTGATGACCTTCTTCGTGGTGATCGACCAGGTAGAATCCGGCCGGATCGCCCTGACCGACCCGGTGACGGTGTCGGCCGAGGCGGCGCGCACCGGCGGCTCGCAGGTCTACCTCAAGCAGGGCGAGGTCTTCACGGTGGATGACCTGCTGCACGCGCTGATGATCCAGTCGGCCAATGATGCCGCCGTGGCCCTGGCCACCCATGCGGCCGGTTCGCGCGAGGCGTTTGTCGAGCTCATGAACGCGAAGGCCCGCGCGCTCGGCATGACCAGCACGACCTTCCATTCCCCACACGGTCTGCCGCCCAGCAAGGGCCAGTCTCCGGATGTCACGACCGCGCGTGATCTCGCCCGGCTCTCGCGCGAACTGATCCGGCACGGCCAGGTGCTGCGTTACAGCTCGATCAAGGAGCGCGCCTTCCGGGAGGTCGCGGCGGAACCCTTCATCATGCGCAACCACAACGGCCTACTCACCGCCTTCCCGGGATGTGACGGACTCAAGACCGGGTATTTCAGCGCGGGTGGTTTCTCGCTCGCGGCCACGGCCGAACGCAACGGCCGTCGGCTCATCGCCGTCGTGCTCGGCAGCGAGCAGCGGGTCGTGCGCGACGTGAAGGCCCGCGAGTTGCTCGAGCGCGGCTTCGCCACAGTGCCGCCGGCGATGCCCGTGGTGTCGGTTGCCGCGCCGGCCCCGGCGCCGGCGGCGCCGCCCGCCAAGGCCGCGCCCATGCCCACGGTCAAGACCGTGCCGGCCGATCCCGCGCCGGCCGCCCGGGCCGAACAAGCCTCGACGCCGAAGGAACCGGTGGTCATTTTCCGCGTCATTCCTCCCGAAAAGAAACCGTGA
- a CDS encoding TetR/AcrR family transcriptional regulator — MASSSSATPARILAAAEALFADNGYANITLRQITAHAGVNLAAVNYHFFDKETLYRELLTQRLRQINHQRAVLLEAAEARAPDGLAPLDEIMDALARPAFLPEGAFTPASARLLGRVLLEQATLTEGLLQQEFQPMMTRIGQALRRHQPGLPPADFLWRFSFIVGALHHSLATLPNMHALTQGICRDNDANAALGSFTKFAIAAMR, encoded by the coding sequence ATGGCCTCAAGCTCTTCCGCCACCCCTGCGAGGATATTAGCTGCTGCTGAAGCGCTATTTGCAGACAATGGATACGCCAACATCACCTTGCGGCAGATCACGGCTCACGCCGGGGTAAACCTGGCCGCGGTCAACTACCACTTCTTCGATAAGGAAACGCTGTACCGGGAACTGCTCACGCAGCGCCTGCGGCAGATCAATCATCAACGCGCGGTCTTGCTGGAGGCCGCCGAGGCCCGGGCACCGGACGGTCTGGCGCCGCTGGATGAAATCATGGATGCCCTCGCCCGGCCCGCCTTTCTGCCCGAGGGGGCCTTCACCCCTGCCAGTGCCCGCCTCCTTGGCCGCGTTCTGCTTGAGCAGGCTACCTTGACCGAGGGTCTGTTGCAGCAGGAATTTCAACCCATGATGACCCGTATCGGCCAGGCCTTGCGTCGTCACCAACCCGGCCTGCCCCCGGCGGATTTCCTCTGGCGCTTCAGTTTCATCGTCGGCGCTCTGCACCACTCACTCGCCACCCTGCCCAATATGCATGCCCTGACCCAAGGGATCTGCCGGGACAACGATGCCAATGCCGCTCTCGGCAGTTTTACAAAATTCGCCATCGCGGCGATGCGCTAG
- a CDS encoding RNA recognition motif domain-containing protein, translated as MSNSKLYVGNLSFKTTDDELRAHFGQFGTVTDTYVAMDKMTGRPRGFAFVTMGTPEEAKMAIEKTNGVDFGGRALQVNEARPKEDRPAGGGYGGGGGGRGGFGGERRGGFGGGGRGGFGGGGGGGGRDRY; from the coding sequence ATGAGCAATTCCAAACTCTACGTTGGAAACCTATCGTTCAAGACCACCGATGACGAACTCCGCGCCCATTTCGGCCAGTTCGGCACCGTGACCGACACCTATGTCGCCATGGACAAGATGACCGGCCGCCCCCGCGGTTTCGCGTTCGTCACCATGGGCACCCCGGAAGAGGCCAAGATGGCCATTGAGAAGACCAACGGCGTCGATTTCGGCGGCCGCGCTCTCCAGGTCAATGAGGCCCGTCCGAAGGAAGATCGTCCGGCCGGCGGCGGCTACGGCGGCGGCGGCGGCGGTCGTGGCGGCTTCGGCGGCGAGCGCCGTGGCGGCTTCGGCGGCGGCGGCCGTGGCGGTTTCGGCGGCGGCGGCGGTGGCGGCGGTCGCGACCGTTACTAA
- a CDS encoding FKBP-type peptidyl-prolyl cis-trans isomerase: MRPLLCLCLALFAASPLLAQREKLPPEDLEIVEQRWPEAKKTFTGLRYIVLKAGDPAAGMPKTGMKVSVVYKGMLLDGKIFDQNTAENPLKVRIDRGDLIEGWEEALQKMTKGEKWLLIVPPELAYGAKGRPPGIKRYATLVFEMELLDFGKDLK; this comes from the coding sequence ATGCGTCCGCTCCTCTGCCTCTGCCTCGCCCTCTTCGCCGCCAGTCCGCTCCTGGCCCAGCGGGAAAAACTGCCGCCCGAGGACCTGGAGATCGTCGAACAGCGCTGGCCCGAGGCCAAGAAGACCTTCACCGGCCTGCGCTACATCGTGTTGAAAGCCGGGGATCCCGCCGCCGGCATGCCGAAGACGGGCATGAAGGTCAGCGTGGTCTACAAGGGCATGCTGCTCGACGGAAAAATCTTCGACCAGAACACCGCGGAGAATCCGCTCAAGGTGCGCATCGACCGGGGCGACCTGATCGAGGGCTGGGAGGAGGCACTGCAAAAGATGACGAAGGGGGAGAAGTGGCTCCTGATCGTCCCGCCCGAGCTGGCCTACGGGGCCAAGGGCCGGCCGCCCGGCATCAAGCGCTACGCCACGCTCGTGTTCGAGATGGAGCTGCTCGATTTCGGCAAGGACCTGAAGTAA
- the rarD gene encoding EamA family transporter RarD, translated as MAAAAAGFLLWGIVPIYWKQMQGVSAPELIAHRIVWSLLFLCGILAWQRKFASLRPAFAGVRAAGLTFASALLITVNWTVYVWAVNAGHILETSLGYFLVPLMNVAIGSFLLHEKLRPLQWGAIGLAALGVVLLLLRVGHFPWIALVIASTWAAYGLLKKQSAQGPIAGLTAETIVLFPVAAGLLLWLAAHGGGALGHAPARTQAFVLSAGVITAVPLLLFAYGAQRMRLTSLGLLQYLAPSVQFLIGLFVYREPFDAARFQAFGLIWAGLVVYSADTFWAQRRQLLRAAGMT; from the coding sequence GTGGCTGCCGCCGCCGCCGGTTTCCTGCTGTGGGGCATCGTGCCGATCTATTGGAAGCAGATGCAGGGCGTGTCGGCGCCCGAGCTGATCGCCCACCGCATTGTCTGGTCGCTGCTTTTTCTCTGCGGCATCCTCGCGTGGCAGCGCAAGTTCGCCTCGCTGCGCCCCGCCTTCGCCGGGGTCCGCGCCGCCGGGCTGACCTTCGCCAGCGCCCTCCTCATCACCGTCAACTGGACCGTCTACGTGTGGGCGGTGAATGCCGGTCACATCCTGGAAACCAGCCTCGGTTATTTCCTCGTACCGCTCATGAACGTCGCGATCGGGTCGTTCCTGCTCCATGAGAAGCTTCGCCCCTTGCAGTGGGGCGCGATCGGTCTGGCCGCGCTCGGTGTCGTCCTGTTGCTGCTGCGGGTCGGTCACTTCCCGTGGATCGCGCTGGTCATCGCCAGCACCTGGGCCGCCTACGGGCTCTTGAAAAAGCAGTCGGCCCAGGGCCCGATCGCCGGTCTCACGGCCGAAACCATCGTCCTCTTTCCCGTCGCCGCCGGCTTGCTCCTGTGGCTGGCGGCGCACGGCGGCGGCGCACTCGGGCATGCCCCCGCGCGCACCCAGGCCTTTGTGCTCAGCGCCGGCGTGATCACCGCCGTGCCCCTGCTGCTCTTTGCCTACGGCGCCCAACGGATGCGGCTGACCTCGCTTGGCCTGCTCCAATACCTCGCCCCGTCCGTGCAGTTCCTGATCGGGCTCTTCGTCTACCGCGAACCGTTCGATGCGGCGCGCTTCCAGGCCTTCGGGCTCATCTGGGCGGGTTTGGTCGTCTACTCCGCCGACACCTTCTGGGCCCAGCGCCGCCAGCTCCTCCGCGCCGCCGGCATGACCTGA
- a CDS encoding nuclear transport factor 2 family protein — protein MRSITLPKLFLFGLALAAGLFARASEAEVLAAVRAADDARIAATLAVDATRLDAILSDELHYAHSSGVIDSKASLLESLTSRRVVYESVEHVARDFVAAGPGLVLMRGRMLVRVGSATQRNLIDLNYLAVWREEGGRWRFLAWQSSRNPAPAKP, from the coding sequence ATGCGCTCCATCACCCTCCCAAAACTCTTCCTGTTTGGCCTCGCGCTGGCCGCCGGACTGTTCGCCCGCGCCAGCGAGGCGGAGGTGCTGGCCGCTGTCCGCGCCGCCGATGACGCGCGCATCGCCGCCACGCTCGCCGTCGATGCGACCCGGCTCGACGCGATCCTGTCCGACGAGCTGCATTACGCCCACTCCAGCGGGGTGATCGATTCCAAGGCTTCCCTCCTCGAGTCGCTCACCAGCCGCCGCGTGGTCTATGAGTCGGTGGAGCATGTCGCCCGCGACTTCGTGGCCGCCGGTCCCGGCCTCGTGCTCATGCGCGGTCGGATGCTCGTGCGGGTCGGCAGCGCCACCCAGCGAAACCTGATCGACCTGAACTACCTCGCCGTGTGGCGGGAGGAAGGCGGTCGCTGGCGTTTCCTCGCCTGGCAATCCAGTCGCAATCCGGCCCCGGCCAAGCCGTGA
- the deoC gene encoding deoxyribose-phosphate aldolase has product MAVQAQAGFRRLFNEIGPVDQVGIEERVAKYGTRSIKKHAKLWGLKTAVTMVDLTTLEGKDTPGKVAALCQKARRPHDDPAIPPVAAVCVYPAMVKHARRALGGDSAVRIASVATAFPSGQAPLRTRLAEVKAAVADGADEIDMVINRGAFLAGEFARVQDEIVAVRDACGAATLKVILEVSELETYDNIRGASFLAMRVLRPGDFIKTSTGKTTLNATLGNNQVMLEAIRDFYLETGLAIAMKPAGGIRTAKQALTFLVAVKETLGDTWLNNTHYRFGASALLNDLVRQLEKERTGAYQAPYYFSEAAESY; this is encoded by the coding sequence ATGGCAGTCCAAGCACAGGCCGGGTTCCGGCGTTTGTTCAACGAGATCGGCCCGGTCGATCAGGTGGGCATCGAGGAACGGGTCGCGAAATATGGCACCCGCAGCATCAAGAAGCACGCCAAGCTCTGGGGCCTGAAGACCGCGGTCACGATGGTCGACCTGACGACCCTCGAGGGCAAAGACACGCCGGGCAAGGTGGCCGCGCTCTGCCAGAAGGCGCGGCGCCCGCACGACGATCCCGCGATCCCTCCGGTCGCCGCAGTGTGCGTCTATCCCGCAATGGTGAAACACGCGCGCCGCGCACTGGGCGGCGACAGCGCCGTGCGCATCGCGTCGGTCGCCACCGCCTTTCCGTCCGGCCAGGCGCCGCTGCGCACGCGGCTGGCGGAGGTGAAGGCGGCCGTGGCCGACGGGGCGGACGAGATCGACATGGTGATCAACCGCGGGGCGTTCCTCGCGGGTGAATTCGCGCGCGTCCAGGATGAGATTGTCGCGGTGCGTGATGCCTGCGGCGCGGCGACCCTCAAGGTCATCCTCGAGGTCAGCGAACTTGAGACCTACGACAACATCCGGGGCGCGTCCTTCCTGGCGATGCGCGTCCTGCGACCCGGCGATTTCATCAAGACGAGCACCGGCAAGACCACGTTGAACGCGACCCTTGGCAACAACCAGGTGATGCTCGAGGCCATCCGCGACTTTTACCTCGAGACGGGTCTCGCGATCGCGATGAAGCCCGCCGGCGGCATCCGCACGGCCAAGCAGGCGCTTACCTTTCTCGTCGCCGTCAAGGAGACGCTGGGCGACACGTGGCTCAATAACACCCACTACCGCTTTGGCGCCTCGGCGCTGCTCAACGACCTCGTCCGCCAGCTGGAGAAGGAACGCACCGGCGCCTACCAGGCCCCGTATTACTTCAGCGAAGCCGCCGAATCCTACTAA
- a CDS encoding GDSL-type esterase/lipase family protein, producing MKNRLPLLPLALAALCSLALAQPATPPAPAPAAPVVADAPPPLPDASAPIPKTGNARFFEMHESFLARGKSGPIGVLFLGDSITEGWRGAPHIWEHYFGQYQPANFGIGGDQTQHVIWRIENGELDGISPKVVVLMIGTNNSARHSGEQIADGVKKIVELTRAKIPGVKVLLLAILPRDARRNADGLITEAAIADATKRVAANDRANALLAPLDDGVNVRFLNTNALFLGRDGRIPWTLMPDQLHLTAAGYQLWAEAIAKPLAEMMK from the coding sequence ATGAAAAACCGCCTCCCCCTGCTCCCGCTGGCGCTGGCCGCGCTTTGCTCCCTCGCGCTCGCCCAACCCGCAACCCCGCCCGCCCCGGCTCCCGCTGCGCCGGTCGTCGCCGACGCACCCCCGCCCCTGCCGGATGCCTCCGCGCCGATCCCCAAGACCGGCAACGCCCGCTTCTTCGAAATGCACGAGTCTTTCCTCGCCCGGGGCAAGAGCGGCCCGATCGGCGTGCTGTTCCTCGGCGACTCCATTACCGAGGGTTGGCGCGGGGCCCCGCACATTTGGGAGCACTATTTCGGCCAATACCAGCCCGCCAACTTCGGCATCGGCGGCGACCAGACCCAGCACGTGATCTGGCGCATCGAGAACGGCGAGCTCGACGGCATCAGCCCGAAGGTCGTCGTCCTCATGATCGGCACCAACAACTCCGCCCGGCACTCCGGCGAGCAGATCGCCGACGGGGTCAAAAAGATCGTCGAACTGACCCGCGCGAAGATCCCCGGCGTGAAGGTCCTGCTGCTCGCCATCCTGCCGCGCGACGCCCGCCGCAATGCCGACGGGTTGATCACCGAGGCCGCCATCGCGGACGCCACCAAGCGTGTGGCCGCCAATGACCGCGCCAACGCCCTCCTCGCCCCGCTCGACGACGGCGTGAACGTGCGGTTCCTCAACACCAACGCCCTCTTCCTCGGACGCGATGGCCGGATTCCGTGGACCCTCATGCCCGACCAGTTGCATCTCACCGCCGCAGGCTACCAGCTCTGGGCCGAGGCGATTGCCAAGCCGCTCGCCGAGATGATGAAGTGA